The Natronincola ferrireducens nucleotide sequence TTGTTGGCTACCATTACCTCAAATGCAGCTACACGCCCACTTTCATCCTTCTTTGCCATCAATTGCTGTGATACAATTCCCTCCAGCACCGATGCCAGCTGGATTCGTATCTGTTGCTGCTGATAGGGAGGAAATACATCTATAATTCTATCGATGGTCTTGGCTGCCCCTAGGGTGTGGAGGGTTGACAGAACTAAATGTCCCGTTTCTGCTGCTGTTATGGCGATAGCTATGGTTTCTAGGTCCCTCATCTCACCAACTAAAATAACATCAGGGTCCTGTCTCAAGGCGGATCTTAAACCATTGGCAAAGCTAAAGGTATCTGCTCCGATCTCCCTTTGGTTGATGATACTTTTGTTGTGTTTATGTAGATATTCTATAGGGTCTTCTAGGGTTAGAATATGGCATTTTCTCTCTGCATTAATCAAGTCCAGCATAGAAGCTAGGGTTGTGGATTTTCCGCTTCCAGTTGGCCCTGTTACTAATATAAGTCCTCTATTTTTTCTGGATAAATCCTTTAGGACTGGAGGTAATCCCAGTTCCTCCATGGAGGGGATCTGGGAGTGGACCACCCTCATGGCGATAGAATAGCTTCCCCTTTGTTTATAGGCATTTACTCTAAATCTACCCCTACCTTGGGTAGAATAGGAGAGGTCTAATTCTCCCTTTTCATCTAATAGGTTTTGCTGCTTTTCTGTGAGAATTTGTTTTGACAGTTTTTCTGTATCCTCTGGACTTAGTCTAGTTTCCCCCATAGCTACTAATCGTCCGTTTAGTCTAATGGTTGGTGGAACTGCTACAGTAATATGTAGGTCTGAAGCCTTCAGCTGTAGGGTTTTATCCAATAATTCAAAAATATCCATTCCCTTATCCTCCTAATCTAGACTGTAGGTTACCTTAATAAGCTCGTCCATAGTGGTAACCCCTTTTAACACAAGGTTAGTGGCATTTTGTCTTAAGGTAACCATTCCTTGCTCTACTGCTTTTCTTTTTAATGCCTCCACCGTCTGTCTAGTATCAATTAAGGACTTGATGGCATTGTTAATAGGCATAATTTCATGTATAGAGGTCCTTCCCTTATAGCCTGTATGATTGCAAAAATTACATCCTGTTCCTTTATAAAGGATTGGATCGTGATTTAAGTCCAGTAATTTTCTTTCATTATAGCTACCCTCATAGGAAATTTTACAGTTTTCACAAATTTTTTTAACCAATCGTTGAGCAATGACCCCTACGACAGAGCTGGAGATTAAAAAGGGCTCGATTCCCATGTCTACTAATCTGGTGACGGTGGAGGCAGTATCATTGGTATGGAGGGTGCTTAATACTAAATGACCTGTTATAGCAGCCCTTACTGCAATTTGAGCGGTCTCAGCATCTCTAATCTCACCAATCATAACGATATCTGGGTCTTGTCTTAGTATCGCCCTTAAGCCATTGGCAAAGGTAAGACCTGCCTTGACATTTACCTGGGACTGATTGATGCCCTCCAGACGATATTCAACAGGGTCCTCCACAGTGATAATATTTTTATCAATTTTGTTTAGCTCCTTAAGTACAGCATAAAGGGTGGTGGTTTTTCCACTGCCGGTGGGACCTGTAACCAATATAATGCCGTGGGGGTTTTGAATGATTTTATCAAAAACCTCTAGATTTTCGTCTATGAAGCCTAATTGACTTTTGGATAGTACAACTCCGCTTCTATCTAACAAACGAATAACGATTTTTTCTCCATATACTGTTGGCAATACGGAAATCCGCATATCAATGTCTTTACCGTCTACATTGGTTTCTACCCTACCGTCTTGAGGAATTCTCTTTTCTGCTATATCCATTTTGCCCATGATTTTTATTCTTGTAACAATAGCAGAATGGCTTGTCTTTGCAAGGGTCATAATTTCCTGTAGATCTCCATCTATTCTAAAACGAATTCTTAAGCTCTTTTCCCCTGGCTCTATATGAACATCGCTGGCTGTTAGTTTAATGGCCTGGCGGATAATGGAGTTCACCAGCTTGACTACAGGGGCATTGTTGATTTGGTTGAGGGTTTTTTCATCCAAATCCTCTATAGACTCTGTGCTAAAATTTTCTTGAAATTCCTCTAGGGCTTGTTCGGCACTTTCCTTTTCGTAGTAAACCCCAATGGCATTAAGAATATCGTCCTTGGTGGCAATGACGGGCTCTACCTCAAGACCTGTTGCTATTTTAATATCATCTAAGGCAAAGATATTTAGTGGATCTACCATGGCTACCACTAGCTTTCCCCTATCCTTTTTAATAGGTATAAGGGTATGACGTCTTGCTAATTTTTCATGAATCAATCTAGGTATCTCCGGATCAATATAATAACTATCTAGAACTACATGGGGTATACCTAATTGAAATTCTAATACTTCTATAATCTCTTTTTCGCTAATGACCTTCTCTTTAATCAGTATTTCTCCTAGCTTTTCTCCTGTGGTTTTTTGCAGCTTCAAGGCTTCCTCCAGCTGCTGCTGGGTAATAAAGTGGGCATCTACTAATAGATCTCCTAGCTTTTTGTTTTTTACGCTCATTGTATACAGCTCCCTATAGGTATGTACTCATTATATAAATTATAGAGACATCACATCCCACTTGAAAACATGGTTCGTTTGCCCTATTGACATCATTTGCATGATATTTCTAGTATAAATTAAATATTCTGAAATAAATGTCGAAAAAATATGTCGTTTATAATTTTTTTTCTACAGCAAATTTCAGCATTTAACTGTTAGCTTTTTATATATTTCCAATAAAAAAGGCTAACAATATATTTTACATTGTTAGCCGGTTACGCCACTATATCCCTACAGCTTAAGGCGTCCATCTATATCTGCAGTTCATCCATTCTAAAGATTGCTTAATGACTGTCCCTATATTTATTTACTTTATTATACATTAAGGTTTTGTTGTTTGTCAATTATTTCCATTAAGTATAGGTGTTTTACATAGATGAATAACCTGTTACGGATGGAGGGATTGGTCTATAGATCAGCAGTGGATGAGGGTGTTGTTTCTAATCATGATATATTTTTGATTTTAAAAATCCTTTTAAATCTTGAAAATCTAATTTTGCATCAGTCCAAATCTCGAAGGCCAAGATTCCTTGATCTATCAGCATATCTAAGCCATGATGTATTTTGCAATTGTTTTCCTTTGCTTTTTTCAGGAGTTTGGTTTCAAAGGGTTGATAGATAATATCACTGACGATTAAATGACTATGGAGTTTTAATTGATCTTCAAAAGGTATATGATCTACATTAGGCACCATGCCTATTGGGGTACAATTAATGAGAATATCGATTTCTTCTGTATGTAATTCTTCAGGGGTTATGGCCTCATGGTTAATGGTTGCAGATTTTTTGATGGTATTGAGGACATTGATGACTTCAATGGCTTTATTGATACTTCTATTGCAGATCTTAATAGAACAATCAAAATGAATGGCCAGAGCTACTGCTATACTTTTGGCAGCACCTCCAGCCCCTAATAGTACTATTCTTTTATCATGAAGGTCTATACCCTTTCTCTTTAATCCATTTACGAAGCCTAGACCATCGGTGTTATATCCAATCAATTTTCCATTTTCATTTTTTACTGTGTTGACGGCTCCAATTAGCTGGGCTTCCTCTGTTATGTCATCTAAAAATTCCATGATTTTTATTTTATGGGGATAGGTTACATTACATCCTATATAACCTAACGCCTTAATTCCCTCTATAGCTTCCCTTAATTTTTTTTCTTCCACCTTATGATTTACATAAACACAGTTCATATTTAACTGCTGGAAGCCATAATTATGTATGATTGGTGAAAAACTATGATCTACTGGATTCCCTAATAAACATATGGTTTTTGTTTTTCCATTAATGGTATTCATTTTATTAATCCCCCCTATGATCTTTTAAAACCACCCTTAATACATGTCTTTCTATTTTTCTTACAAAGGTTGTCCACCAAAATTCTTTACTTTCAATAGGTACCACTAGAACGGTAATGAGACCCATTCGGTTCCCCCCTAAAACATCTGTAAAGATTTGATCTCCTATGACAGCTGTGTTATGAATTTGTGTTCCCATTTGTTCCATAGCCTTCTTAAAGGCTCCCCTTCTAGGCTTTACCGCCCTATGTATGGCTGGCAACTTCAATTCTTCGTTAAAGGTTACTACTCTATCCTCCGTATTATTGGAGACAAGGCATACTTCAAATCCCTCTTTTTTTAAATTTAATAGCCATTCCTTTGATTTTTCACTGGCATATTTTACATCCCATGCCACTAGCGTATTGTCAATATCAATGATTAATCCCTTGATGTTTTTTGCCTTTAATTTTTCTAGGTCTAGATGTAGTATAGATTCTACATATAAGTCTGGTGTCAAAAGCTTCATTAAATATCACCTCATTGTATTTTCATCATTTCCTTACATGATTATCTTTATAGTTATTATTTGAGAAAACTACAAAATTTAAACCAACTTATTGAGGAACTCAGGTCATATAGAGAATTTCACAATATTTTATAACTCTAGATTCCTTCTATTATAGCATATATTTTATGGAAAATATTTCACCGTTGTAAATAATTTACCATGGGGAAAGTTATTATTTTTATTATATTGCCGTGGGAATAAGTAAATTTCAACATTTTTAGCTTTTTTTTGCTTTGTTTTTCCAGTAAATCTATATTTATTATCATTTCGACAGTAAATTTTCCCAAAA carries:
- a CDS encoding YqeG family HAD IIIA-type phosphatase, encoding MKLLTPDLYVESILHLDLEKLKAKNIKGLIIDIDNTLVAWDVKYASEKSKEWLLNLKKEGFEVCLVSNNTEDRVVTFNEELKLPAIHRAVKPRRGAFKKAMEQMGTQIHNTAVIGDQIFTDVLGGNRMGLITVLVVPIESKEFWWTTFVRKIERHVLRVVLKDHRGD
- a CDS encoding type IV pilus twitching motility protein PilT is translated as MDIFELLDKTLQLKASDLHITVAVPPTIRLNGRLVAMGETRLSPEDTEKLSKQILTEKQQNLLDEKGELDLSYSTQGRGRFRVNAYKQRGSYSIAMRVVHSQIPSMEELGLPPVLKDLSRKNRGLILVTGPTGSGKSTTLASMLDLINAERKCHILTLEDPIEYLHKHNKSIINQREIGADTFSFANGLRSALRQDPDVILVGEMRDLETIAIAITAAETGHLVLSTLHTLGAAKTIDRIIDVFPPYQQQQIRIQLASVLEGIVSQQLMAKKDESGRVAAFEVMVANNAIRNLVREGKTHQIQTSIQTGMKFGMQTMDSCLIDLYKRLIISKETALQYALDIDYVKKQLVF
- the gspE gene encoding type II secretion system ATPase GspE, giving the protein MSVKNKKLGDLLVDAHFITQQQLEEALKLQKTTGEKLGEILIKEKVISEKEIIEVLEFQLGIPHVVLDSYYIDPEIPRLIHEKLARRHTLIPIKKDRGKLVVAMVDPLNIFALDDIKIATGLEVEPVIATKDDILNAIGVYYEKESAEQALEEFQENFSTESIEDLDEKTLNQINNAPVVKLVNSIIRQAIKLTASDVHIEPGEKSLRIRFRIDGDLQEIMTLAKTSHSAIVTRIKIMGKMDIAEKRIPQDGRVETNVDGKDIDMRISVLPTVYGEKIVIRLLDRSGVVLSKSQLGFIDENLEVFDKIIQNPHGIILVTGPTGSGKTTTLYAVLKELNKIDKNIITVEDPVEYRLEGINQSQVNVKAGLTFANGLRAILRQDPDIVMIGEIRDAETAQIAVRAAITGHLVLSTLHTNDTASTVTRLVDMGIEPFLISSSVVGVIAQRLVKKICENCKISYEGSYNERKLLDLNHDPILYKGTGCNFCNHTGYKGRTSIHEIMPINNAIKSLIDTRQTVEALKRKAVEQGMVTLRQNATNLVLKGVTTMDELIKVTYSLD
- the aroE gene encoding shikimate dehydrogenase, producing the protein MNTINGKTKTICLLGNPVDHSFSPIIHNYGFQQLNMNCVYVNHKVEEKKLREAIEGIKALGYIGCNVTYPHKIKIMEFLDDITEEAQLIGAVNTVKNENGKLIGYNTDGLGFVNGLKRKGIDLHDKRIVLLGAGGAAKSIAVALAIHFDCSIKICNRSINKAIEVINVLNTIKKSATINHEAITPEELHTEEIDILINCTPIGMVPNVDHIPFEDQLKLHSHLIVSDIIYQPFETKLLKKAKENNCKIHHGLDMLIDQGILAFEIWTDAKLDFQDLKGFLKSKIYHD